In Polynucleobacter sp. AP-Ainpum-60-G11, one DNA window encodes the following:
- a CDS encoding Hsp33 family molecular chaperone HslO, producing MNELLVFMCDGAPVRGEIVSISSAWQAVLERRNDPPVVRRLLGDFVGAATLLSASLKFDGTLIIQAQSKGPIQLLVVECKSDLTMRATVKLSVDADSIDPNASLGELLDANNTGRLVITLDPSDRQPGQPPYQGIVALQEHRGTVIKPVTSAAEAIALYMQNSEQLDTRIWLASNDTHVGGLLLQRLPDSGGHVHLDPQLAAEGWTRIQTLGETITNEELLTLPPGTTLRRLFLEESSESGVRSFPPRPVRFGCRCSRTKVADVLRMLGEEEVESILAEQGSVETECDFCAKSYRFDAVDCRQVFKTDLLADATRPPSSGH from the coding sequence ATGAACGAATTACTTGTATTTATGTGTGATGGCGCCCCGGTTCGCGGGGAAATAGTTTCCATTAGTAGCGCCTGGCAGGCGGTTTTAGAGCGTCGTAATGACCCTCCTGTAGTGCGCCGCTTATTGGGGGACTTCGTCGGTGCAGCGACCCTCTTAAGCGCTAGCCTTAAATTTGATGGGACCTTGATAATTCAAGCTCAAAGCAAGGGCCCCATTCAGCTTTTAGTAGTGGAGTGCAAGTCAGATTTGACAATGCGGGCTACCGTAAAGCTTTCTGTTGATGCCGACAGTATTGATCCCAATGCAAGTCTGGGTGAGCTACTGGATGCGAATAATACGGGCCGGCTTGTCATTACACTGGATCCATCTGACCGTCAGCCTGGACAACCCCCCTATCAAGGCATTGTGGCTCTTCAGGAGCATCGTGGCACCGTCATCAAGCCCGTTACTAGTGCTGCTGAAGCTATTGCCCTATACATGCAGAACTCTGAACAATTGGACACGCGTATATGGTTGGCATCTAATGACACCCATGTCGGTGGACTACTGTTACAACGCCTACCCGATTCTGGGGGTCACGTCCATCTCGACCCTCAGCTTGCCGCTGAAGGATGGACGAGAATTCAGACTCTGGGTGAAACGATTACCAATGAAGAGTTGTTAACGCTCCCACCTGGAACTACGCTCCGACGCCTCTTTTTAGAAGAGTCGAGCGAGAGTGGCGTTCGAAGCTTTCCGCCCCGCCCTGTGCGCTTTGGATGCCGCTGTTCACGCACCAAAGTAGCTGATGTTCTTCGCATGCTTGGTGAAGAGGAAGTTGAAAGCATTCTTGCCGAACAAGGTTCCGTAGAAACGGAGTGCGATTTCTGTGCCAAGTCCTATCGTTTTGATGCAGTAGATTGCAGGCAGGTATTTAAAACTGATTTATTGGCAGATGCTACAAGGCCGCCATCGAGCGGACATTAA
- a CDS encoding spermidine synthase, producing the protein MSDLSLAMEPVTFSESGGVRYLHFGSELIQGAMRIRDPDEIYLEYNQQMMAWLLFLETKPGMRIAQLGLGTGALTKFAHRYCSAVKTTVVELNPSVIVAARSMFFTPDDDRRLETLQTDAKAFVQSGKYQNHFDAVQVDLYDAICDGPAVSSLDFYKGCYDILKSPGVLTVNLFSRHKSFDVNLNNICEAFDDRVLLFPESHDCNVVAIAFKGPLLEVEWKEVSKRAKLIMEKTGLATNTWASGLHRENAHQENKLSI; encoded by the coding sequence ATGTCAGATTTATCTTTGGCTATGGAGCCAGTAACTTTTTCCGAGAGTGGTGGAGTGCGCTATTTGCACTTTGGTAGCGAATTAATTCAAGGCGCAATGCGTATTCGCGATCCAGATGAGATTTATCTGGAATACAACCAGCAAATGATGGCTTGGTTACTATTTTTGGAGACTAAGCCAGGGATGCGCATTGCTCAACTCGGCCTGGGTACTGGTGCCCTTACAAAGTTTGCGCATCGTTATTGCTCTGCTGTAAAAACGACCGTTGTTGAACTTAATCCTTCGGTCATTGTTGCAGCAAGAAGTATGTTTTTTACGCCTGATGATGATCGTCGCTTAGAAACTCTACAAACAGATGCCAAGGCTTTTGTACAAAGCGGCAAATATCAGAATCACTTTGATGCAGTTCAGGTCGATCTCTATGATGCTATCTGTGATGGTCCAGCTGTCAGCTCTCTCGATTTTTATAAAGGCTGTTACGACATTCTTAAATCGCCTGGCGTACTCACTGTCAATCTTTTCTCACGACACAAGAGTTTTGATGTGAACCTGAATAATATTTGTGAAGCTTTTGATGATAGAGTGCTCCTCTTTCCTGAATCACATGATTGCAATGTCGTGGCAATCGCCTTTAAAGGTCCGCTATTAGAGGTGGAGTGGAAAGAGGTCTCCAAGCGCGCCAAATTAATTATGGAGAAAACGGGCTTAGCGACAAATACTTGGGCTTCTGGTTTACATCGTGAGAATGCCCATCAAGAAAATAAACTGTCTATTTGA
- the kdsA gene encoding 3-deoxy-8-phosphooctulonate synthase produces the protein MSAFKLCGFDVGLDHRFFLIAGPCVIESEQSALDIAGELKEITASLGIPFIYKSSFDKANRSSGTSFRGLGMEKGLEILARVKREIGVPVLTDIHDISEIAPVSKVVDVLQTPAFLCRQTDFIRACAQSGKPVNFKKGQFLSPHEMLNVIDKARVAAAEVNLPDQFMVCERGASFGYNNLVSDMRSLAILREAKAPVVFDATHSVQLPGGQGNASGGQREFVPVLARAAVAVGISGLFMETHPDPAKALSDGPNAVPLNRMKELLESLVAIDSVVKKPGSFLEDSFK, from the coding sequence ATGAGTGCATTTAAATTATGTGGTTTTGATGTTGGTCTAGATCATCGATTCTTTTTGATTGCAGGTCCTTGTGTTATCGAATCCGAGCAATCGGCTTTAGATATTGCTGGCGAACTCAAAGAAATTACCGCTTCACTGGGTATTCCATTTATTTATAAATCCTCTTTTGATAAAGCCAATCGCTCATCTGGAACCTCGTTTCGTGGGCTGGGTATGGAGAAGGGTCTTGAGATTCTGGCGCGTGTAAAGCGTGAAATTGGTGTGCCGGTATTGACCGACATTCATGACATTAGCGAAATTGCGCCAGTTTCAAAAGTAGTGGATGTTCTACAGACTCCAGCCTTCTTGTGCAGGCAGACTGACTTCATTCGCGCTTGCGCTCAGAGTGGTAAGCCAGTGAATTTCAAGAAGGGTCAATTTTTATCTCCACATGAAATGCTCAACGTCATTGATAAAGCACGTGTAGCAGCAGCCGAGGTAAATCTTCCAGATCAGTTTATGGTTTGCGAGCGTGGCGCTTCATTTGGTTACAACAATTTAGTTTCGGATATGCGTAGTTTGGCAATCTTGCGCGAAGCAAAGGCACCGGTTGTATTTGATGCGACCCATTCAGTGCAGTTGCCTGGCGGTCAAGGTAATGCGAGCGGCGGACAGCGCGAGTTTGTTCCTGTATTAGCCCGTGCTGCTGTTGCAGTCGGTATTAGTGGCTTATTTATGGAGACGCATCCAGATCCAGCTAAAGCGCTTTCTGATGGTCCAAATGCCGTGCCGCTCAATCGCATGAAAGAACTACTGGAATCCTTAGTTGCGATTGATTCTGTTGTGAAGAAGCCTGGATCATTTTTAGAAGATAGCTTTAAGTAA
- the ftsB gene encoding cell division protein FtsB, with the protein MRVVIYSMLLLLIAIQFPLWLGKGGWLKVYEMEKQLELQQAKNSLLSLRNAKLAGDVKDLKDGTRAIEERARVEHGMIKEGEFFVQILPTEKSAANAADGVKPSAAK; encoded by the coding sequence ATGCGGGTCGTCATCTACTCTATGCTGCTATTGCTGATTGCAATACAGTTCCCGCTCTGGTTGGGTAAGGGTGGATGGCTTAAGGTTTATGAGATGGAGAAGCAGCTTGAGTTGCAGCAGGCTAAAAATAGCCTGCTCAGCTTACGCAATGCCAAGCTTGCAGGCGATGTTAAGGATTTGAAGGACGGTACTCGCGCTATTGAAGAGCGAGCTCGTGTAGAGCATGGCATGATCAAAGAAGGTGAGTTCTTCGTTCAGATTTTGCCAACAGAAAAATCAGCTGCAAATGCTGCGGATGGCGTCAAGCCCTCAGCCGCTAAGTAA
- the eno gene encoding phosphopyruvate hydratase, whose protein sequence is MSAIVDIIGREVLDSRGNPTVECDVLLESGVMGRAAVPSGASTGSREAIELRDGDKARYLGKGVLKAVQNINIEIAESILGLDASEQAFLDHTLIELDGTHNKARLGANATLAVSMAVARAAAEEAGLPLYRYFGGSGGMQLPVPMMNIVNGGAHANNSLDIQEFMVMPVGAQSFREALRCGAEIFHELKKILGAQGMPTTVGDEGGFAPNFKSNQECLQTIMKAIEGAGYQAGEDVLLALDCAASEFYKDGKYHLSGEGLQLSSSEFSDYLGNLADQFPIVSIEDGMHESDWDGWADITQKLGKKIQLVGDDLFVTNTRILKEGIEKGIANSILIKINQIGTLTETFAAIEMAKRANYTAVISHRSGETEDSTIADIAVGTNAGQIKTGSLSRSDRIAKYNQLLRIEEDLGDVATYPGKSVFYNLKR, encoded by the coding sequence ATGAGCGCCATTGTTGACATCATCGGTAGAGAAGTTTTAGATTCACGCGGTAATCCCACAGTTGAGTGCGATGTATTGCTTGAGTCTGGCGTTATGGGGCGAGCAGCGGTGCCTTCAGGCGCATCCACTGGTTCACGCGAAGCTATTGAGTTGCGTGACGGTGACAAAGCACGTTACTTGGGCAAGGGTGTTCTTAAAGCAGTTCAAAATATCAATATTGAGATCGCTGAATCTATCCTCGGTCTTGATGCTAGCGAACAAGCATTCCTTGATCACACCTTGATCGAGTTAGATGGTACACATAACAAAGCGCGCTTAGGCGCTAACGCAACCTTAGCCGTTTCTATGGCTGTTGCTCGCGCTGCAGCAGAAGAAGCTGGCTTGCCTTTGTATCGTTATTTTGGTGGCTCTGGTGGCATGCAACTGCCTGTCCCAATGATGAATATTGTGAATGGTGGAGCCCATGCCAACAATAGCTTAGATATCCAAGAATTCATGGTGATGCCAGTTGGCGCACAAAGCTTCCGTGAAGCCCTACGTTGTGGTGCTGAAATCTTCCATGAGTTAAAGAAAATTTTAGGTGCTCAAGGTATGCCAACTACCGTTGGAGATGAGGGTGGTTTTGCACCGAACTTTAAGAGCAATCAAGAATGCTTGCAGACCATCATGAAGGCAATTGAGGGTGCTGGATATCAAGCAGGTGAAGATGTCTTGTTGGCTCTTGACTGTGCAGCCAGCGAGTTCTATAAGGATGGCAAATACCACCTGTCAGGCGAAGGTTTGCAACTCTCCTCTAGCGAGTTTTCAGACTACCTCGGAAATTTGGCTGATCAATTCCCAATCGTATCGATTGAAGATGGCATGCATGAGAGCGACTGGGATGGATGGGCTGACATTACTCAAAAATTGGGTAAAAAAATTCAATTGGTCGGAGACGATCTTTTTGTTACCAACACTCGTATTCTCAAAGAGGGTATCGAGAAGGGTATTGCCAATTCGATTCTGATTAAGATTAATCAAATTGGCACACTGACCGAGACTTTCGCTGCGATTGAAATGGCAAAGCGTGCCAATTACACAGCAGTCATCTCTCATCGCTCTGGCGAGACTGAAGACAGTACGATTGCCGATATTGCCGTTGGCACTAATGCAGGTCAGATTAAGACAGGCTCCCTATCTCGCTCTGATCGTATTGCTAAATACAATCAGTTATTGCGTATTGAAGAGGACTTAGGTGATGTGGCTACTTACCCAGGAAAATCTGTTTTCTACAACCTTAAACGTTAA
- a CDS encoding CTP synthase gives MTKYVFVTGGVVSSLGKGIAAASLAAILESRGLKVTLLKLDPYINVDPGTMSPLQHGEVFVTEDGAETDLDLGHYERFVSAKMRKSNNFTTGQIYESVISKERRGEYLGKTVQVIPHITNEIQAFVERGAKASHDGNADIAICEIGGTVGDIESLPFLEAARQMSIRLPKHSCAFVHLTLVPYIASAGELKTKPTQHSVQKLREIGIMPTVLLCRADRPIPEDERSKISLFSNVREEAVISVWDVDTIYKIPEMLQAQGMDDLICRELDIEAKPADLSVWANLVYELANPQHEVTIGMVGKYVELTESYKSLIEALRHAGIHNHTRVNINYIDSEVIEKDGVDCLQNLDAILVPGGFGKRGTEGKIAAIRYARENQVPYLGICLGMQLAVIEFARHVANIAQANSTEFDPETESPVVALITEWVDREGRVEKRTNDSDLGGTMRLGSQRCPVKAGTLAHEIYGAEVNERHRHRYEVNNVYVPRLEKSGLIISARTPNESLPEMMELPSAMHPWFFGVQFHPEFTSTPRDGHPLFSAFIKASLIHQAATQEQVA, from the coding sequence ATGACCAAATACGTTTTTGTCACTGGTGGTGTGGTTTCTTCTTTAGGGAAAGGAATCGCAGCTGCCTCGCTTGCCGCGATTCTCGAATCCCGCGGCCTGAAAGTCACCCTCCTAAAATTAGACCCTTATATCAACGTTGACCCTGGGACAATGAGCCCGCTTCAGCATGGCGAAGTCTTTGTTACTGAAGATGGCGCTGAAACCGATCTCGATCTTGGCCATTACGAACGTTTTGTCTCTGCCAAGATGCGTAAAAGTAATAACTTCACTACTGGCCAGATTTATGAATCCGTCATTAGTAAGGAACGACGCGGTGAATATCTGGGGAAAACAGTTCAAGTTATTCCTCATATTACAAATGAGATTCAGGCATTTGTAGAGCGCGGGGCGAAAGCAAGTCACGATGGCAATGCTGACATCGCTATATGTGAAATTGGTGGGACAGTAGGTGATATCGAATCCCTGCCATTCCTTGAAGCAGCACGCCAGATGAGTATTCGCCTGCCAAAACACAGTTGCGCTTTTGTGCATCTCACTTTGGTGCCTTACATAGCTAGTGCAGGGGAGTTGAAAACTAAGCCCACCCAGCATTCAGTACAAAAGTTACGTGAAATCGGCATCATGCCGACTGTGCTCCTATGTCGAGCCGACAGGCCTATTCCGGAAGACGAGCGCTCCAAGATCTCATTGTTCTCCAATGTACGTGAAGAGGCTGTGATATCTGTATGGGACGTTGATACCATTTACAAGATTCCGGAAATGCTTCAAGCGCAGGGCATGGATGATTTAATTTGCCGTGAATTGGATATCGAAGCTAAGCCTGCAGATTTATCCGTTTGGGCAAATTTAGTTTATGAGTTAGCTAACCCGCAGCACGAAGTCACTATTGGTATGGTTGGTAAGTATGTTGAGCTAACCGAATCCTATAAGTCTCTTATTGAGGCTTTGCGTCACGCAGGTATTCACAATCACACTCGCGTAAACATTAACTATATCGATTCTGAAGTCATCGAAAAAGATGGCGTTGATTGTCTTCAGAATTTAGATGCGATTTTGGTTCCAGGTGGTTTTGGTAAGCGCGGCACCGAAGGCAAGATCGCAGCGATTCGTTATGCCCGTGAAAACCAGGTGCCATACCTTGGGATCTGCTTGGGAATGCAATTGGCTGTGATTGAGTTCGCTCGTCATGTTGCAAATATTGCTCAGGCAAACAGTACTGAGTTTGATCCAGAGACAGAGAGCCCAGTGGTTGCCTTGATCACTGAGTGGGTTGATCGCGAAGGTCGTGTTGAAAAACGCACTAATGATTCTGACCTGGGCGGAACCATGCGCTTAGGCTCACAACGTTGTCCAGTTAAAGCAGGTACTCTGGCTCATGAGATCTACGGCGCTGAGGTTAATGAACGCCATCGCCATCGCTATGAAGTAAACAATGTTTACGTACCGCGTCTAGAGAAATCTGGTCTGATTATTTCTGCTAGAACTCCAAATGAGTCTCTACCAGAAATGATGGAGTTGCCTAGCGCCATGCACCCTTGGTTCTTTGGCGTGCAATTTCATCCAGAATTTACATCAACTCCGCGCGATGGCCATCCATTATTTTCCGCCTTTATTAAAGCGTCATTGATTCATCAAGCTGCTACGCAAGAACAAGTCGCCTAG
- a CDS encoding bifunctional aconitate hydratase 2/2-methylisocitrate dehydratase: protein MLEAYNAQVAERAALGIPALPLTKDQTAELVGLLKNPPKGKEAELVELITNRVPAGVDEAAKVKAEFLDAVAKGAEKSPLISRIKATELLGTMLGGYNIKPLVELLSDSECAATAAAALKKTLLMFDYFHDVQELAEKGNAEAKGVLQSWADAEWFTSRPAVPESMKLTVFKVTGETNTDDLSPAPDAWSRPDIPLHATIMLKNPRPGIEPDEAGVRGPMKQIEALQKKGNQIAYVGDVVGTGSSRKSATNSVLWWTGQDIPFVPNKRFGGVCLGTKIAPIFFNTMEDAGALPIELDVSDMNMGDEIELRPYEGKAFKNGKEVAAFSLKSPVILDEVRAGGRIPLIVGRGLTAKARAALGLPASTEFRIPVSPPDNKKGFSLAQKMVGRACGLPEGQGVRPDTYCEPHMTTVGSQDTTGPMTRDELKDLACLGFSADLVMQSFCHTSAYPKPVDIRTHHELPAFMTNRGGVALRPGDGVIHSWLNRLLLPDTCGTGGDSHTRFPIGISFPAGSGLVAFAAATGVMPLDMPESVLVRFKGKMQPGITLRDLVNAIPLYAIKKGLLTVEKQNKKNVFSGRILEIEGLPDLKVEQAFELSDASAERSAAGCAIALSKEPIIEYMRSNITLMKWMIANGYEDKRTLGRRIKAMEAWIAKPDLLKADANADYAEVIEIDMSEIKEPILACPNDPDDVKFLSEVSGEKIDEVFIGSCMTNIGHFRAAGQVLQGKKDMPTRLWVAPPTKMDQMILTEEGYYGILGATGARMETPGCSLCMGNQAQIRKGSTAVSTSTRNFPNRLGIDTRVYLASAELSAVAALLGRLPTPQEYFEQVESLNAKAGEVYKYMNFDKIKSFSDVADTVTI from the coding sequence ATGCTAGAAGCCTACAACGCCCAAGTTGCCGAACGTGCAGCCCTTGGAATTCCAGCCCTCCCCCTGACTAAAGATCAAACCGCTGAACTGGTTGGTTTACTTAAAAATCCTCCAAAAGGTAAAGAGGCGGAATTAGTTGAACTCATTACTAACCGGGTGCCTGCCGGGGTAGATGAAGCGGCCAAAGTAAAGGCTGAGTTTTTAGATGCGGTTGCTAAAGGAGCCGAAAAGTCCCCTTTGATTTCTCGCATTAAGGCTACCGAGCTTTTGGGAACCATGCTCGGCGGTTACAACATCAAGCCCTTAGTTGAACTACTGTCTGACTCTGAGTGCGCTGCTACTGCAGCAGCAGCTTTGAAAAAAACCTTGTTGATGTTTGACTATTTCCATGATGTTCAAGAATTAGCGGAAAAAGGCAATGCAGAGGCCAAAGGCGTTCTGCAGAGTTGGGCTGATGCTGAATGGTTTACAAGCCGCCCTGCCGTGCCAGAAAGCATGAAGCTCACCGTATTTAAAGTTACCGGTGAAACCAATACCGATGATTTGTCCCCTGCTCCTGATGCGTGGAGCCGTCCAGATATTCCATTGCACGCGACCATCATGTTGAAGAATCCACGTCCAGGCATTGAGCCAGACGAGGCTGGTGTTCGTGGCCCAATGAAGCAAATTGAGGCTCTCCAGAAGAAAGGCAATCAAATTGCCTACGTTGGTGACGTTGTTGGTACAGGATCTTCACGTAAATCCGCTACAAACTCTGTGTTGTGGTGGACGGGTCAAGATATTCCATTCGTTCCTAACAAGCGCTTTGGTGGTGTTTGCTTGGGTACAAAGATTGCTCCAATCTTCTTTAACACCATGGAAGATGCTGGCGCATTGCCAATTGAGTTGGATGTTTCCGACATGAATATGGGCGACGAAATTGAATTACGTCCATACGAGGGCAAAGCATTTAAGAACGGAAAAGAAGTTGCCGCATTCTCACTTAAGTCACCAGTAATTTTGGATGAAGTTCGTGCAGGCGGTCGTATTCCTTTAATCGTGGGACGCGGTCTTACGGCTAAAGCGCGTGCAGCACTTGGCTTGCCAGCCTCTACAGAATTCCGTATTCCTGTTAGCCCGCCTGATAACAAAAAAGGTTTCAGCTTGGCGCAAAAGATGGTTGGACGTGCTTGTGGATTACCAGAAGGTCAAGGCGTACGCCCAGACACTTATTGCGAGCCACACATGACTACAGTCGGCTCACAAGACACCACTGGCCCAATGACTCGTGATGAGTTGAAGGACTTGGCTTGCCTAGGCTTCTCTGCTGATTTGGTAATGCAGTCTTTCTGCCATACATCTGCCTATCCAAAACCAGTAGACATTCGCACTCACCATGAGTTGCCAGCGTTTATGACGAACCGTGGCGGCGTTGCATTACGTCCAGGTGATGGCGTGATCCACAGCTGGTTAAATCGTTTGCTCTTGCCAGATACCTGCGGTACTGGTGGCGATAGTCATACCCGTTTCCCAATCGGCATTTCCTTCCCTGCTGGCTCTGGCTTAGTTGCTTTTGCTGCCGCTACCGGCGTAATGCCTTTGGATATGCCTGAGTCTGTATTGGTACGCTTCAAAGGAAAAATGCAGCCAGGCATCACTTTGCGTGACTTGGTTAATGCGATTCCTTTGTATGCCATTAAGAAAGGCTTGTTGACTGTTGAAAAACAAAACAAGAAGAACGTTTTCTCTGGCCGTATCTTAGAAATCGAAGGTTTGCCAGATCTAAAGGTTGAGCAAGCATTTGAATTATCTGATGCTTCAGCTGAACGCTCAGCTGCAGGTTGCGCGATTGCCCTCAGCAAAGAGCCAATCATTGAATACATGCGCTCCAACATCACTTTGATGAAGTGGATGATTGCAAATGGCTACGAAGACAAGCGTACTCTGGGTCGTCGTATTAAAGCAATGGAAGCTTGGATTGCTAAACCTGATTTACTCAAGGCTGATGCAAACGCAGATTACGCTGAAGTTATCGAAATCGATATGAGCGAAATCAAAGAGCCAATCTTAGCTTGCCCTAATGATCCGGATGATGTGAAGTTCCTATCTGAAGTATCTGGCGAGAAAATCGATGAAGTATTTATTGGTTCTTGCATGACAAACATCGGTCACTTCCGCGCTGCTGGTCAAGTTCTTCAGGGTAAAAAGGATATGCCTACCCGTTTGTGGGTTGCTCCTCCAACCAAGATGGACCAAATGATTCTGACTGAAGAAGGTTATTACGGCATTCTGGGCGCCACTGGTGCACGTATGGAAACTCCAGGATGCTCACTTTGTATGGGTAACCAAGCGCAGATCCGCAAGGGCTCTACAGCGGTTTCAACTTCCACACGTAACTTCCCGAACCGTTTAGGTATTGATACTCGGGTGTACCTCGCTTCTGCTGAGCTTTCAGCGGTTGCTGCACTCTTAGGTCGCCTACCAACGCCGCAGGAATACTTCGAACAAGTTGAGTCTTTGAATGCCAAGGCTGGAGAAGTTTATAAATACATGAACTTCGACAAGATCAAGTCATTTAGTGATGTTGCTGACACAGTAACAATCTAA